In a genomic window of Borrelia maritima:
- the flgG gene encoding flagellar basal-body rod protein FlgG produces MMRALWTAASGMTAQQYNVDTIANNLSNVNTTGFKKVRAEFEDLIYQTHNRAGTPATENTLRPLGNQVGHGTKIAATQRIFEQGKMQSTNLLTDVAIEGDGFYKILMPDGTYGYTRDGSFKIDSNRELVTSQGYKVLPNIFFPEEYIQNSITISEEGIVSAKIDNSNEPIELGQIEISRFVNPAGLSAIGSNLFKETVGSGPEITGTPGSEGMGRLRQGILEMSNVSIAEEMVTMIVAQRAYEINSKAIQTSDNMLGIANNLKRQ; encoded by the coding sequence ATGATGCGAGCATTATGGACAGCAGCAAGTGGAATGACTGCACAACAATACAATGTAGACACAATTGCTAATAATCTTTCAAATGTAAATACTACAGGATTTAAAAAAGTAAGAGCAGAGTTTGAGGACTTAATTTATCAAACTCACAACAGAGCAGGAACTCCTGCAACTGAAAATACTTTAAGACCGCTTGGAAATCAAGTTGGTCACGGAACAAAAATTGCTGCCACTCAGAGAATATTCGAACAAGGAAAAATGCAGTCCACCAATTTGCTCACTGACGTTGCTATTGAAGGAGATGGATTTTACAAAATTCTTATGCCTGATGGAACTTATGGATATACTAGAGATGGATCTTTTAAAATCGATTCTAATCGAGAGCTTGTAACAAGCCAAGGATACAAAGTATTACCTAATATATTCTTCCCAGAAGAATATATCCAAAACTCAATTACAATATCTGAAGAGGGGATAGTATCAGCAAAAATTGACAACAGTAACGAGCCAATAGAGCTTGGGCAAATTGAAATATCAAGATTTGTTAATCCTGCAGGGCTAAGTGCTATTGGTAGCAATTTATTCAAAGAAACAGTTGGGTCAGGCCCAGAAATAACAGGAACACCAGGAAGTGAAGGAATGGGAAGACTAAGGCAAGGCATTCTTGAAATGTCAAATGTATCTATTGCTGAGGAAATGGTAACAATGATAGTAGCCCAAAGAGCTTACGAAATAAACTCAAAAGCTATTCAAACTTCTGACAATATGCTAGGAATAGCAAATAATTTAAAAAGGCAATAA
- the flgF gene encoding flagellar basal-body rod protein FlgF: protein MLRGIYTAASGMMAERRKLDIVSNNLANIDLVGYKKDLSIQKAFPEMLIRRLNDDGLYKFPKGHLETAPIVGKLGTGVEENEIYTVFEQGPLKTTGNPLDLALTDQGFFVIQTSDGERYTRNGSFTIGKEGILVTKSGFPVLGEKGYIYLKKNNFKITPQGQIFHNSNFEANPKRLVSEYENSWENYELLDTIRIVNFENPRFLKKQGNSLWVDTKTSGKAQEINISLRPKIETEALEASNVNGVKEMVLMIEINRAYEANQKTIQTEDSLLGKLINEIGKY from the coding sequence GTGCTAAGAGGAATTTATACAGCTGCCAGCGGAATGATGGCAGAAAGACGAAAGCTTGACATAGTGTCAAATAATTTGGCAAACATAGATCTTGTTGGATACAAAAAAGATTTATCCATTCAAAAAGCATTCCCGGAAATGCTAATAAGAAGGCTAAATGATGATGGCCTTTATAAATTTCCCAAAGGACATCTTGAAACAGCTCCTATTGTAGGTAAGCTGGGAACAGGGGTTGAAGAAAATGAGATATATACGGTATTTGAACAAGGTCCACTAAAAACTACCGGCAATCCATTAGATTTAGCACTAACTGATCAAGGATTTTTTGTAATACAAACTTCAGATGGAGAGCGATATACAAGAAATGGCTCTTTTACTATTGGAAAAGAGGGAATCCTTGTTACAAAAAGCGGATTTCCTGTTCTAGGAGAAAAAGGATATATTTATCTTAAAAAAAATAATTTTAAAATAACTCCTCAGGGACAAATCTTCCATAATTCAAACTTTGAAGCAAATCCGAAAAGACTTGTTAGTGAGTATGAAAATTCTTGGGAAAATTATGAACTGCTTGACACTATTAGGATTGTAAACTTTGAAAATCCTAGATTTCTCAAAAAACAGGGCAATTCTTTATGGGTCGATACAAAAACATCTGGCAAAGCACAAGAAATTAATATATCATTAAGACCTAAAATAGAAACAGAGGCGCTAGAAGCTTCCAACGTTAATGGTGTTAAAGAAATGGTTTTAATGATTGAAATCAACAGAGCTTACGAAGCTAATCAAAAAACAATACAAACTGAAGATAGTCTCTTGGGAAAATTAATAAATGAAATTGGAAAATATTAA
- a CDS encoding DUF2147 domain-containing protein, whose translation MNRVFSKFVLFFCFSMFLFANSDDSNEKEIISGSENLDFGNEVLGYWVGYDDVSKIKNSIIYIYKYNEEVYGRILNVIKDGKIYDIDNPSGDTVVGFENLAIEGLDFMWGLKYSSDSKKWDRGKIIDPKNGKIYNSEISVDSKTGNLITKGKVWIFGRSKIWTRAKSDEIPKVDLHNLVPAPPVKN comes from the coding sequence ATGAATAGAGTTTTTTCAAAGTTTGTTCTTTTTTTTTGTTTTTCAATGTTTTTGTTTGCAAATTCAGACGATTCAAATGAAAAAGAAATTATTAGCGGGTCTGAGAACCTTGATTTTGGAAATGAAGTTTTAGGATATTGGGTTGGCTATGATGATGTGAGTAAAATAAAAAATTCTATTATTTATATTTATAAATATAATGAAGAAGTTTATGGCCGAATTTTAAATGTAATAAAAGACGGCAAAATATATGATATTGACAATCCTTCAGGAGACACTGTAGTTGGATTTGAAAATCTTGCAATAGAAGGTCTTGATTTTATGTGGGGTCTTAAGTATTCTTCTGATTCTAAAAAGTGGGATAGGGGTAAAATAATAGATCCTAAAAACGGTAAAATTTATAATTCTGAGATTAGTGTGGATAGTAAAACCGGAAATCTTATAACCAAGGGAAAAGTTTGGATTTTTGGCAGAAGCAAAATTTGGACAAGAGCTAAATCCGATGAAATACCAAAAGTAGACTTACATAATCTTGTTCCAGCGCCCCCTGTAAAAAATTGA
- a CDS encoding adenine phosphoribosyltransferase, which produces MKNKKEYYDQFITKVPDFPKKGVLFYDITSVLLKPEVYTSLINDAHSFYSVKKIDCIAVVESRGYLIGAPLSLKMQLPLVLIRKEGKLPRAVFSEEYELEYGFGRIEVHKDDIKMYSNILLIDDILATGGTLKSSAILLERAGGKIKDIFCFIELCGINGRQLLEGYEVNSLVRYN; this is translated from the coding sequence ATGAAAAATAAAAAAGAGTATTATGATCAGTTTATTACAAAAGTGCCCGATTTTCCTAAAAAGGGTGTTCTTTTTTATGATATTACTAGTGTTTTGTTAAAACCCGAAGTTTACACCTCATTAATAAATGATGCACATTCTTTTTATAGCGTTAAAAAGATTGATTGCATTGCGGTTGTTGAGTCTAGGGGGTATTTAATAGGTGCTCCTTTATCTTTAAAAATGCAACTTCCTCTTGTTTTAATCCGAAAAGAGGGCAAGTTGCCCAGAGCGGTTTTTAGCGAAGAGTATGAGCTTGAATATGGCTTTGGGAGAATAGAGGTGCATAAAGACGATATTAAAATGTATTCTAATATTCTTTTAATAGACGATATATTGGCTACTGGTGGAACTTTAAAATCTTCTGCAATCTTGTTAGAGAGAGCTGGAGGTAAGATTAAAGATATTTTTTGTTTTATTGAGCTTTGTGGTATTAATGGTAGACAGCTTCTTGAAGGCTATGAGGTTAATTCTCTTGTAAGGTATAATTAA
- the rplU gene encoding 50S ribosomal protein L21, which translates to MYALVEINGKQYKAVEGEFLKIDKISPIEKEKLEFNSVLLIKKGGEIKIGKPYVVNSLIRCTYKEDKKDKKVISYRYRRRKSSERKVGHRQTYSYILVDEIVF; encoded by the coding sequence ATGTATGCATTGGTAGAAATAAATGGCAAGCAATATAAGGCTGTTGAGGGTGAATTTTTAAAAATAGATAAAATTTCTCCTATTGAAAAAGAGAAGTTAGAATTTAATAGTGTTCTGCTTATCAAAAAGGGTGGAGAGATTAAGATAGGAAAACCTTATGTTGTAAATTCTCTTATTAGATGTACCTATAAAGAAGATAAAAAAGATAAAAAGGTTATTTCTTACAGATACAGAAGAAGAAAATCAAGCGAGAGAAAAGTTGGACACAGGCAGACCTATTCTTATATTTTAGTTGATGAAATAGTTTTTTAA
- a CDS encoding ribosomal-processing cysteine protease Prp yields the protein MINVLVKVKDNVIIYLLADGHAASKNNINVVCSSFSFILRTFFSVLDLEGEAFIVKNSKRGYLEFKTLFKDLDKESLFYYSRFLIRGINDLCFEYPNDIKLVLEEN from the coding sequence TTGATTAATGTTCTAGTAAAAGTAAAAGACAATGTAATCATTTATCTTTTAGCCGATGGTCATGCTGCAAGCAAGAATAATATTAACGTTGTCTGCTCTTCTTTTTCTTTTATTTTGAGAACCTTTTTCAGCGTTCTTGACCTTGAGGGCGAGGCTTTTATTGTAAAAAATTCGAAAAGAGGTTACTTAGAATTTAAGACCCTTTTTAAAGATTTGGATAAAGAAAGTCTTTTTTATTATAGTAGATTTTTAATTAGAGGTATAAATGATTTGTGTTTTGAGTATCCTAATGATATTAAATTAGTTTTGGAGGAAAATTAA
- the rpmA gene encoding 50S ribosomal protein L27 has product MATSKSGGSSKNGRDSISKRLGVKRSGGQLVKAGEIIVRQRGTKFHKGRNVGLGRDYTIFALSAGKVEFKTLKGRKYVNIV; this is encoded by the coding sequence ATGGCAACAAGTAAAAGTGGTGGTAGTTCAAAGAATGGACGAGATTCCATATCTAAGCGACTTGGAGTTAAAAGAAGCGGTGGTCAGCTTGTTAAAGCTGGAGAGATAATAGTTAGACAAAGAGGGACAAAGTTTCATAAAGGTAGAAATGTAGGGCTTGGAAGAGATTATACAATATTTGCGCTTTCAGCTGGCAAAGTAGAGTTTAAAACTTTAAAGGGACGAAAATATGTAAATATTGTTTAG
- the obgE gene encoding GTPase ObgE → MYNFKDSVTITVVSGNGGSGCVSFLREKFNAKGGPNGGNGGSGGSVIFRVRENLSTLSFYKNGHVICAENGKPGMGFKRSGANGKDLILFVPQNTDIYNANDGTLLYRLKNLNDEFVVLKGGRGGLGNWNFKTSVRRVPRFAQPGESGDSLNVRLELFLVADIGLIGLPNAGKSSLLNRLTSAKSKVANYPFTTKIPHLGMLRRSYDDLIIADIPGIIKGASFGVGLGTKFLKHIAKTKILALVVDISEANFLESYNILLNELKSYSYNLFNKKKIIIANKLDLDGSDKNFNCFIKALREEKIIGISIYENRGIDELIKEFFILAKTF, encoded by the coding sequence TTGTATAACTTTAAAGACTCTGTAACCATAACTGTAGTTTCTGGTAATGGGGGTTCCGGATGTGTTTCTTTCTTGCGAGAAAAGTTTAATGCAAAAGGAGGTCCAAATGGTGGAAATGGTGGGAGTGGTGGGAGTGTAATCTTTAGGGTAAGAGAAAATCTTAGCACTTTATCTTTTTATAAAAATGGTCATGTGATTTGTGCTGAAAATGGCAAACCTGGAATGGGCTTTAAGAGAAGTGGTGCTAATGGTAAAGATCTAATTCTTTTCGTTCCCCAAAATACAGACATTTATAATGCAAATGATGGAACTCTTTTGTATAGGCTTAAAAATTTAAATGACGAATTTGTTGTTTTAAAAGGTGGCAGAGGTGGTCTTGGTAATTGGAATTTTAAAACTTCAGTTAGAAGAGTGCCAAGATTTGCTCAACCTGGAGAATCAGGTGATAGTTTGAATGTGCGTCTTGAACTTTTTTTAGTGGCAGACATTGGACTTATTGGTCTTCCCAATGCTGGCAAATCTTCTCTTCTTAATAGACTAACTTCAGCAAAATCTAAGGTCGCAAATTATCCTTTTACAACAAAGATTCCTCACCTCGGTATGCTTAGACGTTCTTATGATGATTTAATCATTGCGGATATTCCAGGAATAATTAAAGGTGCTAGCTTTGGAGTAGGGCTTGGAACCAAATTTTTAAAACATATTGCTAAAACTAAAATTTTAGCCTTAGTGGTTGATATTTCTGAGGCTAATTTTTTAGAATCGTATAATATTCTTTTAAATGAATTAAAATCTTATAGCTATAATCTTTTTAACAAGAAAAAAATTATTATTGCTAATAAGCTTGATTTGGATGGTTCTGATAAAAATTTTAATTGCTTTATAAAAGCCTTAAGAGAAGAAAAGATTATTGGTATCTCTATTTATGAAAATAGAGGGATTGATGAGCTTATTAAAGAATTTTTTATTTTGGCTAAAACTTTTTAA
- the nadD gene encoding nicotinate (nicotinamide) nucleotide adenylyltransferase, producing the protein MRIAILGGTYNPVHIGHIFLAKEIEYFLNVDKVIFIPTCNPTHKLIEEGVSVKNRINMLELALENENKMLIDDCDIINGGITYTIDTISCVKKKYKNNKLFLVIGDDLFQNFDSWKDPQNIVNSVDLVVAHRIYKEKLKSSFKHIYIDNKIIPISSSEIRNRIANGLPVSYLMPFSVLKYIKDNNLYVKKVNV; encoded by the coding sequence ATGAGAATTGCAATATTGGGGGGCACTTATAATCCAGTCCATATTGGACATATCTTTTTAGCTAAAGAAATAGAATATTTTTTAAATGTTGATAAGGTAATATTTATTCCTACTTGTAATCCGACTCATAAATTGATTGAGGAGGGTGTTAGTGTTAAGAATAGAATAAATATGCTTGAGCTTGCATTAGAGAATGAAAATAAAATGCTCATAGATGATTGTGATATAATAAATGGCGGCATAACTTATACTATTGATACTATTTCTTGTGTTAAAAAAAAATATAAAAATAATAAACTTTTTTTGGTTATTGGGGATGATCTTTTTCAAAATTTTGATTCATGGAAAGATCCTCAAAATATTGTAAATTCTGTTGATCTTGTTGTTGCTCACAGAATCTACAAAGAGAAGCTTAAGAGCTCTTTTAAACATATTTATATAGATAATAAAATAATACCGATTTCCTCATCAGAGATTAGAAATAGAATTGCAAATGGACTTCCTGTTAGCTATTTAATGCCTTTTAGTGTGTTAAAATACATTAAAGATAATAATTTATATGTTAAAAAGGTAAATGTTTGA
- a CDS encoding LCP family protein, with translation MRKDLIFLFLIALIIVSVVIFFIRSSKKELVYFELNTKNNISFLFLIEDLNKNLVSMQEIFINIKTGNIGFLDIPIHTGYEDLKGNISWFKDLYKKNSFNRFLSKIYTQLSHESDYYIRFQKENFVKLIDYLGGVRLLVKSPVKVYSLENSILIPSGTSNFDGDKAYDYLRYFNDVNQFEERIEFFKEFFKKLLFQISDFGIENDIFFKIYSMLDTNLSEVIFKYIVKNYKINNDKIISINIKGQEEIFKDSNNNLIRVVFPYYGGAILKESVDKLNKELINEGVEEIVKIIVLNGTKIVGLAKKTANIFNSLKFKVLKFGNADKNSYKNTLIINNSDNLEMAVRVGEAIKTSNIKPISEVKTKMLELDNLDINPDVIVILGDDFDGRYVKNK, from the coding sequence TTGAGAAAGGATTTAATTTTTTTATTTTTAATTGCTTTAATAATAGTGAGCGTAGTGATCTTTTTTATTAGAAGCTCTAAAAAAGAGTTAGTTTACTTTGAGCTTAATACGAAGAATAATATTAGCTTTTTGTTTTTAATAGAAGATCTTAACAAAAATCTTGTCAGTATGCAAGAAATTTTTATTAATATAAAAACAGGAAACATTGGGTTTTTAGATATTCCAATTCATACTGGGTATGAAGATTTAAAAGGGAATATATCTTGGTTTAAAGATCTTTATAAAAAAAATTCTTTTAATAGATTTTTATCTAAAATTTATACACAATTATCACACGAATCAGATTATTATATTCGTTTTCAAAAAGAAAATTTTGTTAAACTCATTGATTATTTGGGAGGGGTTAGACTTCTTGTTAAAAGTCCAGTAAAAGTTTATAGTTTGGAAAATTCTATTTTAATACCTTCTGGTACTTCTAATTTTGATGGTGATAAAGCATATGATTATTTGAGGTATTTTAACGATGTTAATCAGTTTGAAGAGAGGATCGAGTTTTTTAAAGAGTTTTTTAAAAAACTCCTTTTTCAAATTTCAGATTTTGGTATTGAAAATGACATTTTTTTTAAAATATATTCCATGCTAGACACTAATCTTTCAGAGGTTATTTTTAAGTATATTGTTAAAAATTATAAAATAAATAATGATAAAATTATTTCTATTAACATTAAAGGACAAGAAGAGATTTTTAAGGATAGTAATAATAATTTGATAAGGGTAGTTTTTCCTTATTATGGAGGCGCTATTTTAAAAGAATCTGTGGATAAATTAAATAAAGAGCTTATTAATGAAGGTGTAGAAGAGATAGTAAAAATTATTGTTTTAAATGGAACAAAAATTGTTGGACTTGCAAAAAAAACAGCAAATATTTTTAATTCTTTAAAATTTAAAGTTTTAAAATTTGGTAATGCAGATAAAAATTCTTATAAAAATACCTTAATTATAAATAATTCGGATAATTTAGAAATGGCTGTTAGAGTTGGAGAGGCAATTAAAACTTCAAATATCAAGCCAATTTCTGAAGTTAAAACCAAAATGTTAGAGCTTGATAATCTTGATATTAATCCCGATGTAATAGTTATTTTAGGAGATGATTTTGATGGAAGATATGTTAAAAATAAGTGA
- the rsfS gene encoding ribosome silencing factor, which translates to MEDMLKISDVSDLCKIISDFNGIDVIGINVSNICNWTDFFIIATFVSFKQMEALYIDKIIKFFKEKKINLNVQGKGLVYDWTVVSGSNLVIHLMSEKSREYYELEKIWSKGIIIYP; encoded by the coding sequence ATGGAAGATATGTTAAAAATAAGTGATGTTAGTGATTTGTGTAAAATAATAAGCGATTTTAATGGAATTGATGTTATAGGTATTAATGTTAGCAATATTTGTAATTGGACTGATTTTTTTATAATAGCCACCTTTGTATCATTTAAGCAGATGGAAGCTTTATATATTGATAAGATAATTAAATTTTTTAAAGAAAAAAAAATTAATCTTAATGTTCAGGGGAAAGGGTTAGTTTATGACTGGACTGTTGTTTCAGGTTCAAACTTGGTAATTCATTTAATGAGCGAAAAGTCTAGAGAATACTATGAGCTTGAAAAAATATGGTCCAAAGGAATCATTATTTATCCTTAA
- the spoVG gene encoding DNA-binding protein SpoVG, translating to MDITDIRIKKVDSKNSGSKLLAYVAVTFDNCLVLHNIRVIKGQKGVFIAMPNRRTRVGEYKDIVHPISQDFRKALQTSIFKEYIRENPADLELELDF from the coding sequence GTGGATATTACAGACATAAGGATTAAGAAAGTTGATAGTAAAAATTCTGGTTCTAAATTATTAGCGTATGTTGCGGTTACTTTTGATAATTGTTTAGTTCTTCACAATATTAGAGTTATTAAAGGGCAAAAGGGAGTATTTATTGCTATGCCTAATAGAAGGACTAGAGTTGGTGAGTATAAAGACATTGTACATCCTATTAGTCAAGATTTTAGGAAGGCTTTGCAAACTTCTATTTTTAAGGAATATATAAGAGAAAATCCAGCCGATCTTGAGCTTGAATTAGATTTTTAG
- a CDS encoding 50S ribosomal protein L25/general stress protein Ctc, with protein MENSRILSCQYRSSFGSSNARRIRAKDEIPAVVYGRGNDVSHLRIKSSEFNKKFAKFTDNTVLILNDGKLERCVFVKEVAENIASKLIYHIDFYEVDKSIELEKYIPIKLIGASVGVKEGGILTVLKEQVRVKSLPLDLPEFIELDLTPVNKGDSVLLKDLVLPVNIRLAENDESLEVVIIK; from the coding sequence GTGGAAAATAGCAGGATTTTAAGTTGCCAATATAGATCAAGTTTTGGGTCTTCTAATGCTCGCAGAATAAGAGCCAAAGATGAAATACCAGCTGTTGTTTACGGGCGAGGCAATGATGTTTCGCACTTGAGAATTAAGAGTAGTGAGTTTAATAAGAAATTTGCAAAATTTACAGATAATACTGTTTTAATACTAAATGACGGCAAGCTTGAAAGATGTGTTTTTGTTAAAGAAGTTGCAGAAAATATTGCTAGCAAGCTCATTTATCATATTGATTTTTATGAAGTAGATAAGAGTATTGAGCTTGAAAAATATATTCCTATTAAGCTTATTGGGGCTTCTGTTGGGGTTAAAGAAGGTGGAATTTTGACTGTTTTAAAAGAGCAAGTCAGGGTAAAATCTTTACCTTTGGATTTGCCAGAATTCATAGAGCTTGATTTAACACCTGTTAATAAAGGAGATAGTGTTCTTCTTAAAGATCTTGTGCTGCCTGTTAATATTAGGCTTGCAGAAAATGACGAGAGCTTGGAAGTTGTTATTATAAAGTGA
- the pth gene encoding aminoacyl-tRNA hydrolase codes for MGLLILGLGNPGLEFSLTRHNVGFSLLDKILSKNGLFLKRKEKYEYSELRMISGRVILVKPLTYMNLSGSLFPSIFSDFYMCIKNLLVVLDNVDLPLGKCRLKECGGMSTHNGLKSISNALGSSNYSRLYIGVGSNVMSDIKSFVLSRFCKDEIDRLEKLYNFLSDELIDINEANFKYKVQKINSSNF; via the coding sequence ATGGGGTTGTTGATACTTGGATTAGGAAACCCTGGGCTAGAATTTTCTTTAACCAGACATAATGTTGGCTTTTCTCTTTTAGATAAAATTCTTTCTAAGAATGGCCTTTTTTTAAAAAGAAAAGAAAAGTATGAATATTCAGAGTTAAGAATGATTTCTGGAAGAGTAATTTTGGTTAAGCCATTGACTTATATGAATCTAAGCGGATCTTTATTCCCCTCAATATTTTCAGACTTTTATATGTGCATAAAGAATTTATTGGTGGTTCTTGATAATGTTGATCTTCCTTTGGGAAAGTGCAGGCTTAAAGAGTGTGGGGGAATGTCTACTCATAATGGTCTTAAGTCAATTTCGAATGCTCTTGGAAGCTCTAATTACAGTAGACTTTATATTGGTGTTGGAAGCAATGTTATGTCTGATATAAAGAGTTTTGTTCTTTCTAGATTTTGTAAGGATGAAATAGATAGGCTTGAAAAATTGTATAATTTTTTGAGTGATGAGCTAATTGATATTAACGAAGCAAATTTTAAATATAAGGTTCAAAAAATCAACTCTAGTAATTTTTAA
- the tilS gene encoding tRNA lysidine(34) synthetase TilS, with protein MRFLDDNIQIKIDEFYKQNSLNKNRVIVAFSGGADSTTLLLNLKYYLNNNIIAFYFAHFIRSDYEQNKEIEHVREFCELYNIALQINKCNIDIKSESVKLGVSIEELARKCRYIALENALKENDANYIALAHNENDQIETIIMRFFQGSFLDGLRGIPGVNGNIIRPMLDVSRAEIENFLSLNEINFFVDSTNTQDLYLRNRVRNSLLPSIEKIFKGYGKCLKRISEFSKEFVDYFEKDEFFPVEKGKCYYSFDLNTFLDFPKYLVFRLIFKILNSEGITAKVSYKTLSEMFRVEISKKKNNVLLKTNDFFLEKRHNKINLIFKKDEKFYKPFDFILDVGKWHSLSLGKILLKCLECDAASVSRLKCCSYEFRYKFFKNKLKAKKFFSKFIRCNPIYLMLLALDNKLIGIVDLNTLNLVWSEKSILKKISISFIGGLLKE; from the coding sequence ATGCGTTTTTTAGATGATAATATACAAATTAAAATAGATGAATTTTATAAACAAAATTCTTTAAATAAAAATCGGGTTATTGTTGCTTTTTCTGGAGGGGCTGATTCTACAACTCTATTGTTGAATTTAAAATATTATTTGAACAATAATATTATTGCATTTTATTTTGCTCATTTTATTAGATCTGATTATGAGCAAAATAAAGAGATAGAGCATGTAAGGGAGTTTTGCGAGCTTTACAATATTGCTTTGCAAATTAATAAATGCAATATAGATATAAAAAGTGAGTCAGTTAAGTTGGGGGTATCTATTGAAGAGCTTGCAAGGAAATGTAGGTATATTGCTTTAGAAAATGCTCTTAAAGAAAATGATGCAAATTATATTGCACTTGCTCATAACGAGAACGATCAAATTGAAACAATAATTATGAGATTTTTTCAAGGATCTTTTTTAGATGGTCTTAGGGGTATTCCTGGTGTCAATGGGAATATTATAAGACCTATGCTCGATGTTTCAAGAGCAGAAATTGAAAATTTTTTATCTTTAAATGAGATTAATTTTTTTGTTGATAGTACAAATACTCAAGATTTATATTTAAGAAATAGGGTTAGAAATAGTTTGCTACCTTCTATAGAAAAGATTTTTAAAGGGTATGGTAAATGTCTTAAAAGAATATCTGAATTTTCAAAGGAATTTGTAGATTATTTTGAAAAAGATGAATTTTTTCCTGTTGAGAAAGGCAAATGTTATTATTCTTTTGATTTGAATACTTTTTTAGATTTTCCTAAGTATTTGGTGTTTAGATTAATTTTCAAAATTTTAAATTCAGAGGGAATTACAGCTAAAGTTTCTTATAAAACTCTCAGTGAAATGTTTAGAGTAGAGATTAGTAAAAAGAAAAATAATGTTTTGTTAAAAACCAATGATTTTTTTTTAGAAAAAAGGCATAATAAAATTAATCTAATTTTTAAAAAGGACGAAAAATTTTACAAACCTTTTGATTTTATTTTGGATGTTGGTAAATGGCATAGTTTATCTTTAGGTAAGATTTTGCTAAAATGTTTAGAGTGCGATGCAGCTTCTGTATCAAGGTTAAAATGTTGTTCTTATGAGTTTAGATATAAATTTTTTAAGAATAAATTAAAAGCAAAAAAATTTTTTTCTAAGTTTATAAGGTGTAATCCGATTTATTTAATGTTATTAGCATTAGATAACAAGTTAATTGGAATTGTTGATTTAAATACTTTAAACTTAGTATGGAGTGAAAAAAGCATTCTTAAAAAAATTAGTATATCTTTTATTGGAGGGCTTTTAAAGGAATGA